The Candidatus Margulisiibacteriota bacterium genomic sequence CCAGCCAAACTTTGTTCGCGCACGACAAAAGACACTACCTGCGTGGGGCAAGCTCGCGCCGCCAAAATCGCGCGGCAGCCATTGGCCGCCAGAACTTCCGCGGTTCGGCGCGCGAAAATTTCCGAATTGGCGCGGTAGTCATAGCCGATAAAAAAACCTTTGTCCGCCGCGCCGCTGTTTTGATAATAATCACTGTAAGCCTGCGCCAGCCGCTCGACATTGGCCAGCGTAAAATCGCCGTCCATGGTGTCGCGCCAGCCGTCCGTGCCAAATTTTACCGTCATCGCCGCTCCCGTATTTTGATTATCTCCGGCAGTAAAACAAAATCAACCTGTTCATTATATTGGGTCAGCAGTTTTTTTAAAACCCTCTTGGTCGCCGGCCGCGTGCTGTGGCAGATCGCAATGACGCTACCGCGGCGGCGGGCGATACCGGCCGCTTCGGCAAAACGCCGCGTGATATACTCCTCGGTCTGCACGCCGTCAAGGAAAATGTCGTTGCGCGCGGACGGGATGCCGTGTTTACGCGCGGCTGCCTGCGCGCGCGAATTGACCGTCGTATTGCTGTCCAGAAAATAGAGGTCTCCCCCGCGCTCGCTAAAAACACTCATAAAATTCTCCATCATTGCCGCGTCCGCGGAGAGGATCGAACCCTGATGATTGTTGAGGCCGGAAGCCTGCGGCACAGAGGCAAAAGCCCGCTCCAGCATCCAGCGGATATTTGCCGCCGAATAACCGCTCTCCACGCGCACCGGATAGGCCTCTCTATTGCCTAGCGGTGTCCACGGCAAATGCACCAGCACGGCATGGCGTCCCGCCGCGGCTATCGCCGCGGCGGAAGCGGAAGAATAAGGCTGCGCGGGTATCACGGCAAAAGTCAGGGGCTGCTCCAGAGCGGCCAGAGTTTTCGCTTCGGCCAGCGCATAACCGACATCATCGATCACCACAGCCATTTTGGGTTTGGCCTGCGCCGTGGCCAAGCCTAAAACAAAAATTAAAAGTAAAACCCTGCCGGTCTGCAGGCGGCGTTTGGTCATTATTTTAGGCTGCGCAAATATTTAAGCGCGTACTGTAATTGTTCGTCCTTATCCTCGCTGTATTTATAGTCCGGGTCTTTCAGCGCGGCTTCGATCGAGGCCGTCGGGATCTCCACAACATAGTTTGGCGAGATGCCGACTTTGTTAATATCCTTGCCGTCAGGCGTCAGATATTTGGCCACCGTAACCAGGATCGCCGAACCGTCGGAGAGCGGGCGGATATTTTGCACAGAAGCTTTGCCAAAAGACTGCGTGCCGATCAACGTGCCGCGTTTATTGTCCGCCACCGCGCCAGCCAAAATCTCCGAAGCCGAAGCCGAGCCGCCATTAAGTAAAATGACCAGCGGTTTATCCGGCCACTGATAATCCACACTGACCGTTTGAAAAGTTTCTTTGTTGCCGTAACGGTCTACCGTATGCACAACCTCGCCGCCCGGCAGGAAAACCGAAGAAATGGCGATCGCCTCGTCAAGCAGGCCGCCGCCGTTGTTGCGCAGATCCAAAATCAGGCTTTGCAGACCCTGCTTATCCAGCTCTTCCAGCGCGTCCACCACCTCGCCGTAAGTCTGCTTGCTCTCAAATGTATTCAGCATGATGTAGCCGATCTTTTTCTCCGCGTCGAGCATTTTCTTGCGGCTGACCGATTTGATCTTGATATTGTCGCGCACCAAAGTATATGGTTTGGGCTTTTCATTTACGCTGCGCAGGATCAGCAGCTTGACTTTCGTGCCTTTGGCGCCGCGGATCAAAGAGACAGCCTGATCCAGCGACATATCTTCAGTGGATTTGTCGTTGATCTCCAAGATTTTATCGCCGGATTTCAAGCCGGCTTTGTCCGCTGGCGTGTCCTCGATCGGCGCGATCACCGTCAGAGCTTCGTCTTTCATACCCAGCTGTATACCCACGCCGGCAAAATTGCCGTTGAGATGTGTCTGCATTTCCTCATAGCCTTCCGGATCGATAAAACGGGTATAGGGATCTCCCAGCGCGCGCAGCATGCCGCGGATCGAACCGTAAATCAGCTTGTCGTCTTTGACTTCCGTCTCAATATACTGCGTGCGGACAATACCCAGCACTTGATACAGCAGCCCCCAGGTAACTTCTGAACGCGCCGCGGTCAAAATCTGAATACTGCAGCCCAGCACAAACGCGGCCACTCCAAAAACTACAGCGGTCGACAACTTCACTTTTTTTGGTTTAGACACAGGCGCCATTCTAACACACTATTGCGGCGGCAGGTACGGCAGGGGATCGGTGGTTTCGCCGTCGATCCTGATTTCAAAATGCAGATGCGGGCCGGTCGCCACGCCGGAACTACCGGCCAGACCGATCACCTGGCCTTTGTTCACTTTGTCGCCTTCCTTTACATTTTGCTTGGAAAGATGTCCGTACAGCGTGGCAAACCCTTTGCCGTGATCGACTACTATCGCGCGCCCGTAGCCGCCGTGCCAGGCCGACAGGATCACCACACCGGAGTCCGCCGCTTTGATCGGCGTGCCGGACGCCGCCGCAATGTCGATGCCGCTGTGCGTCCGCCAGACCTTGAAAACCGGATGAAAACGCCGGCCATACTGCGAGGTCAGCACGCCTTTGAGCGGCCAAATGTATTTACCGGTGCCGCGCGCCTCGGAAGCGCCGCTACGCAGCATTTTTTTGATCAGGTTTTCGATCTCTTTGGAGTTTTTCAGCAACGTGTCTTCCCGTTTTTCATAAGCCAGCCGCTGGACGCGCAGCGCGGCGCCGATCTGCTCCTGTTTTTTGGCGCGCTGTTCATAAAGCGTTTTTTGCTGCTCGATGCTTTTTTTGGTGGACTCGATCAGCTTTTTTTGATATTCCAGATTTTCTTTTTTGCCGGAAATATCGCGTTTCAGCGCGCGCAGCTCGAGAATATTTTTGCGATCTTGTTCCAAAATCTTGTAGTAATGGTGCGCATTGTCGGCCAGCGCTGAAAAAGACCTGTCGCTCAAAAGCAGCGTCAGCCAGCCCAGATCCTGTATTTTGTACATTTCGCGGACTCTGGCCCTAGCCGCGGCCGAACGTCCGGCATATTCGGTATTGCGCGCTTCTAGCTCCAGGCTGGCCTGCTGTAATTCCGCGGTGTGCTCCTGCAGGCGTTTTTGATTATAATCCAGCGTGTT encodes the following:
- a CDS encoding divergent polysaccharide deacetylase family protein codes for the protein MTKRRLQTGRVLLLIFVLGLATAQAKPKMAVVIDDVGYALAEAKTLAALEQPLTFAVIPAQPYSSASAAAIAAAGRHAVLVHLPWTPLGNREAYPVRVESGYSAANIRWMLERAFASVPQASGLNNHQGSILSADAAMMENFMSVFSERGGDLYFLDSNTTVNSRAQAAARKHGIPSARNDIFLDGVQTEEYITRRFAEAAGIARRRGSVIAICHSTRPATKRVLKKLLTQYNEQVDFVLLPEIIKIRERR
- a CDS encoding S41 family peptidase; amino-acid sequence: MSKPKKVKLSTAVVFGVAAFVLGCSIQILTAARSEVTWGLLYQVLGIVRTQYIETEVKDDKLIYGSIRGMLRALGDPYTRFIDPEGYEEMQTHLNGNFAGVGIQLGMKDEALTVIAPIEDTPADKAGLKSGDKILEINDKSTEDMSLDQAVSLIRGAKGTKVKLLILRSVNEKPKPYTLVRDNIKIKSVSRKKMLDAEKKIGYIMLNTFESKQTYGEVVDALEELDKQGLQSLILDLRNNGGGLLDEAIAISSVFLPGGEVVHTVDRYGNKETFQTVSVDYQWPDKPLVILLNGGSASASEILAGAVADNKRGTLIGTQSFGKASVQNIRPLSDGSAILVTVAKYLTPDGKDINKVGISPNYVVEIPTASIEAALKDPDYKYSEDKDEQLQYALKYLRSLK
- a CDS encoding peptidoglycan DD-metalloendopeptidase family protein → MVFRKFFLGLILVLACGAAESIAEKQKELERLQAEIQRNQQLIRQTKIQENASLRDLSLLNRSISRVKNTLDYNQKRLQEHTAELQQASLELEARNTEYAGRSAAARARVREMYKIQDLGWLTLLLSDRSFSALADNAHHYYKILEQDRKNILELRALKRDISGKKENLEYQKKLIESTKKSIEQQKTLYEQRAKKQEQIGAALRVQRLAYEKREDTLLKNSKEIENLIKKMLRSGASEARGTGKYIWPLKGVLTSQYGRRFHPVFKVWRTHSGIDIAAASGTPIKAADSGVVILSAWHGGYGRAIVVDHGKGFATLYGHLSKQNVKEGDKVNKGQVIGLAGSSGVATGPHLHFEIRIDGETTDPLPYLPPQ